One window of the Crateriforma spongiae genome contains the following:
- a CDS encoding dCTP deaminase gives MLLSSEEILRRQNHDLTISPFNPSRLNPNSYDLSLHNELLIYEEIVLDAAAPNRYRRIEIPAEGLILQPNFLYLGRTVEYTETHRLVPMVRGRASLSRLGLFVCPGGSLGHCGYCGTWTLELHCVQPVKIYPGMQVCQILYAELAGHCEDYSSDKHQNSHDIQPSHLYRELGFDDSDVQMELNFDSIVADR, from the coding sequence ATGCTCCTTTCCAGCGAAGAAATCCTTCGGCGGCAAAATCACGATTTGACCATCTCGCCGTTCAATCCCAGCCGGTTGAATCCCAACAGCTATGATCTCAGCCTGCACAACGAGCTGTTGATCTACGAAGAAATCGTCTTGGATGCCGCGGCGCCGAATCGATACCGGCGGATCGAAATCCCCGCCGAAGGCCTGATTTTGCAGCCGAATTTTTTGTACCTGGGACGCACCGTCGAATACACCGAAACCCATCGCTTGGTGCCGATGGTGCGTGGCCGTGCGTCGCTCAGCCGGTTGGGGTTATTCGTTTGCCCGGGCGGCAGCCTGGGACATTGCGGGTACTGTGGCACTTGGACGTTGGAACTGCATTGCGTTCAACCGGTCAAGATTTATCCGGGCATGCAGGTGTGTCAGATCCTGTACGCCGAACTTGCCGGCCACTGTGAAGACTATTCCAGCGACAAACACCAAAACAGCCACGACATCCAACCCAGCCACCTGTACCGCGAATTGGGTTTTGATGACAGCGATGTTCAGATGGAATTGAACTTCGATTCAATCGTTGCCGACCGGTAG